From a single Couchioplanes caeruleus genomic region:
- a CDS encoding HAD family hydrolase, with product MLFDMDGTLVDSEKVWDVALHELAARAGGKLSEPARLAMIGSSMAASMRILREDLGQPDRDEAADVAWLEHRVEELFAEGLVWRPGAMELLRAVRAAGLPTALVTSTARRLVEVALETLGRENFDVVVCGDEVPAPKPDPAPYRTAAELLGVPIADCVAIEDSPTGSASALASGAAVLAVPAELELPPVDGVHLRDTLVGVDPAYLGALLARVGA from the coding sequence GTGCTCTTCGACATGGACGGCACGCTGGTCGACAGCGAGAAGGTCTGGGACGTCGCGCTGCACGAGCTCGCGGCGCGTGCCGGCGGGAAGCTCTCCGAGCCCGCCCGGCTGGCGATGATCGGCAGCAGCATGGCCGCGTCGATGCGGATCCTGCGCGAGGACCTGGGCCAGCCCGACCGGGACGAGGCCGCCGACGTCGCCTGGCTGGAGCACCGCGTCGAGGAGCTGTTCGCCGAGGGGCTGGTGTGGCGTCCCGGCGCGATGGAGCTGCTGCGGGCGGTCCGCGCCGCCGGGCTGCCGACCGCGCTGGTGACCTCGACCGCGCGCCGGCTCGTCGAGGTCGCGCTGGAGACGCTGGGCCGGGAGAACTTCGACGTGGTGGTCTGCGGCGACGAGGTGCCGGCGCCCAAGCCCGACCCGGCGCCCTACCGGACCGCCGCCGAGCTGCTCGGCGTGCCGATCGCCGACTGCGTGGCGATCGAGGATTCGCCGACGGGGTCGGCCAGCGCGCTCGCCTCCGGCGCCGCGGTGCTCGCCGTCCCGGCCGAGCTGGAGCTGCCCCCGGTCGACGGGGTCCATCTGCGCGACACCCTGGTCGGCGTCGACCCGGCCTACCTGGGAGCCCTGCTGGCCCGCGTCGGCGCTTGA
- a CDS encoding ABC transporter permease — translation MLRATLKSLLARKLRLILSGLAVVLGVMFVAGAFVVTDTLSRSFDAVFASAYSTTDVSVEAQPKIAVSEMDGEQVGAPLPAGTVDTIKNVPGVREAAGLVEADGARVIGSDGKVLTSMGPPRLGVAWTGEDDLVRLREGRGPSAADEIAVNATVAEAAGLTVGDKVGVLTLQPKKQFTLVGVYGYSGDRDSLGGVQEVAFTAPVAQKLMLGRTGVYSSVRVRAAADVTPEVLRDRIAAALGSAYVVKTGDQLAQDNAADLQEGLNFFNRILLGFAGVALFVGIFLILNTFSIIVAQRTRELALLRAMGASRRQVITSVLVEAVAIGLVAAVLGLAAGVGVGAGLAYLFGSFAGGGLELAPVGVPLTAVISSFVVGLLVTVVAAVLPALRAARIAPVAAMQEVATPDRPLTRISVAGGAVTAAGAAALGVGLFADAGDAVLWLILGGVLVSFIGVALLTPLISRPVVSLLGRMFSWSLPGRLGRLNSGRNPRRTAITAAALMVGIALVTGVTVVMDSAKSSLRAEAARVLKAQIMISGDQNGPRPPASDPAVVGRAAAIPGVRAAAGLWNDQALIDGRSHYVNATDDLAKLTQTYGDGAALPALHDDQMVVSAPEAAEQGWQAGTRVTVQLSRGEARDYTIVATYPEDALPGSILLPAAATKDFAVPQPMLGFVRLADGVPVSAVLPQVKALLADSPEVSATDAGAFVDQQAASLDTVITMIQILLALAILIAVLGVVNTLALSVLERTRELGLLRAVGLSRAQTMRMVTVEAVVISVFGALLGVTVGAGMGTAVTRALHSDGITELVLPWTRMGTYLLLAALVGVIAAVLPAIRAARLNVLGAIAHD, via the coding sequence ATGCTGCGCGCCACCCTCAAGAGCCTGCTGGCGCGCAAGCTGAGGCTGATCCTTTCCGGGCTCGCCGTCGTGCTCGGCGTCATGTTCGTGGCGGGCGCGTTCGTGGTCACCGACACGCTGAGCCGCTCGTTCGACGCCGTGTTCGCCAGCGCGTACTCGACGACCGACGTGTCGGTGGAGGCCCAGCCCAAGATCGCGGTGTCGGAGATGGACGGGGAGCAGGTCGGCGCCCCGCTGCCCGCCGGCACGGTCGACACGATCAAAAACGTCCCGGGGGTACGGGAGGCAGCCGGGCTGGTGGAGGCCGACGGCGCCCGCGTGATCGGCAGCGACGGCAAGGTCCTGACCTCCATGGGCCCGCCGCGGCTGGGCGTCGCCTGGACCGGTGAGGACGACCTCGTGCGGCTCCGCGAGGGCCGCGGACCGTCCGCCGCGGACGAGATCGCGGTGAACGCCACCGTGGCCGAGGCCGCCGGCCTGACGGTCGGTGACAAGGTCGGCGTGCTGACCCTGCAGCCGAAGAAGCAGTTCACGCTCGTCGGCGTGTACGGCTACAGCGGCGACCGGGACAGCCTCGGGGGCGTGCAGGAGGTCGCCTTCACCGCGCCGGTCGCTCAGAAGCTGATGCTCGGCAGGACCGGCGTGTACAGCTCGGTGCGCGTACGGGCCGCCGCCGACGTGACGCCGGAGGTGCTGCGGGACCGCATCGCCGCGGCGCTCGGCTCCGCGTACGTCGTCAAGACCGGCGACCAGCTCGCCCAGGACAACGCCGCCGACCTGCAGGAAGGGTTGAACTTCTTCAACCGGATCCTGCTCGGCTTCGCGGGCGTGGCGCTGTTCGTCGGCATCTTCCTGATCCTCAACACGTTCTCGATCATCGTCGCGCAGCGCACCCGGGAACTCGCCCTGCTCCGGGCGATGGGCGCGAGCCGGCGCCAGGTGATCACCTCCGTGCTGGTCGAGGCGGTCGCGATCGGCCTCGTCGCGGCGGTGCTCGGGCTCGCCGCCGGGGTCGGCGTCGGCGCGGGGCTGGCGTACCTGTTCGGCTCGTTCGCCGGTGGCGGCCTGGAACTCGCCCCGGTCGGCGTGCCCCTGACGGCGGTGATCAGCTCGTTCGTGGTCGGCCTGCTCGTCACGGTGGTGGCCGCGGTGCTGCCCGCGTTGCGGGCGGCCCGGATCGCCCCGGTCGCCGCCATGCAGGAGGTCGCCACGCCCGACCGGCCGCTGACCCGGATCAGCGTGGCGGGCGGCGCGGTCACGGCCGCCGGCGCCGCCGCGCTGGGCGTCGGGCTGTTCGCCGACGCGGGCGACGCCGTCCTGTGGCTGATCCTGGGCGGTGTGCTCGTGTCGTTCATCGGGGTCGCGCTGCTGACACCGCTGATCAGCCGTCCGGTGGTGTCGCTGCTGGGCCGGATGTTCTCGTGGTCGCTGCCGGGCCGGCTGGGCCGGCTCAACTCGGGCCGCAACCCGCGCCGCACGGCGATCACCGCGGCCGCCCTGATGGTGGGCATCGCGCTCGTCACCGGCGTCACCGTGGTGATGGACTCGGCCAAGAGCAGCCTGCGGGCCGAAGCCGCGCGGGTGCTCAAGGCCCAGATCATGATCAGCGGGGATCAGAACGGACCCCGGCCTCCGGCGTCCGACCCGGCCGTCGTGGGCAGGGCCGCGGCGATCCCGGGGGTACGCGCGGCAGCCGGCCTGTGGAACGACCAGGCGCTCATCGACGGGCGCAGCCACTACGTGAACGCCACCGACGACCTCGCGAAGCTCACCCAGACGTACGGGGACGGAGCCGCCCTGCCGGCCCTGCACGACGACCAGATGGTGGTGAGCGCCCCGGAGGCCGCCGAGCAGGGCTGGCAGGCCGGCACGCGCGTCACCGTGCAGCTGTCGCGCGGCGAAGCCCGCGACTACACGATCGTGGCCACGTACCCGGAGGACGCCCTGCCCGGCAGCATCCTGCTGCCGGCGGCGGCGACGAAGGACTTCGCCGTCCCGCAGCCGATGCTGGGCTTCGTGCGCCTCGCCGACGGCGTACCCGTCTCGGCCGTGTTGCCGCAGGTCAAAGCCCTGCTGGCGGACAGCCCGGAGGTCTCGGCGACCGACGCCGGCGCGTTCGTGGACCAGCAGGCAGCCTCCCTGGACACGGTCATCACCATGATCCAGATCCTGCTGGCGCTGGCCATCCTCATCGCGGTGCTGGGCGTGGTCAACACGCTCGCGCTGTCGGTCCTGGAACGCACCCGCGAACTCGGCCTGCTGCGCGCGGTGGGCCTGAGCCGGGCACAGACCATGCGCATGGTGACGGTCGAAGCCGTGGTGATCTCGGTCTTCGGCGCGCTGCTCGGCGTGACGGTGGGCGCGGGCATGGGGACGGCGGTGACCCGCGCGCTGCACAGCGACGGCATCACGGAACTGGTGCTGCCCTGGACGCGGATGGGCACATACCTGCTGCTGGCAGCGCTGGTGGGCGTGATCGCGGCGGTCCTGCCGGCGATCCGCGCGGCCCGGCTGAACGTGCTGGGCGCGATCGCGCACGACTGA
- a CDS encoding ABC transporter ATP-binding protein, translating to MTATNAGEPVAARADEVWKVYGSGEARVVALRGVSAEFRRGRFTAIMGPSGSGKSTLMHCLAGLDTVDRGTVHVGDTELSKLGDKALTRLRRNRVGFIFQQFNLLPTLSAQENIRLPLDIAGRKPDPQWWDIVIDTVGLRDRLSHRPSQLSGGQQQRVACARALVGRPDVIFADEPTGNLDSRSGAEVLSFLRASVREHQQTIIMVTHDPVAASYADRVVFLADGQIVHELAAPTAETVLDTMKRLDTHAEPVML from the coding sequence GTGACAGCGACGAATGCCGGTGAACCGGTGGCCGCACGGGCCGACGAGGTCTGGAAGGTCTACGGCTCGGGCGAGGCGCGTGTCGTCGCTCTGCGTGGCGTGAGCGCCGAGTTCCGGCGGGGCCGGTTCACCGCCATCATGGGCCCGTCGGGCAGCGGCAAGTCGACGCTCATGCACTGCCTGGCCGGCCTGGACACCGTGGACCGGGGCACCGTGCACGTGGGCGACACCGAGCTGAGCAAGCTCGGCGACAAGGCGCTGACCCGGCTGCGCCGCAACCGGGTCGGGTTCATCTTCCAGCAGTTCAACCTGCTGCCGACGCTGAGCGCGCAGGAGAACATCCGGCTGCCCCTGGACATCGCCGGGCGCAAGCCGGACCCGCAGTGGTGGGACATCGTGATCGACACCGTCGGGCTGCGGGACCGGCTGAGCCACCGGCCCAGCCAGCTGTCCGGCGGCCAGCAGCAGCGGGTGGCGTGCGCGCGGGCACTGGTCGGGCGGCCCGACGTGATCTTCGCCGACGAGCCGACCGGCAACCTGGACTCGCGCTCCGGCGCCGAGGTGCTGTCGTTCCTGCGGGCCAGCGTGCGCGAGCACCAGCAGACGATCATCATGGTCACGCACGACCCGGTGGCCGCGAGCTACGCCGACCGCGTCGTGTTCCTCGCCGACGGGCAGATCGTCCACGAGCTGGCCGCGCCGACCGCCGAGACCGTGCTCGACACGATGAAGCGGCTGGACACGCACGCCGAGCCGGTGATGCTCTGA
- a CDS encoding response regulator, protein MLLADEQPMLRAGLRMALAGADGLAVVGEAGDGAEAVDLARRLLPDVVVMDLRLPRLDGLAAARRITGSGLPVRVLVLTAYDADEQVLSAVAAGASGYLCKDAGAEELVAAIRTVAAGGAVVAPKILDRLLVRLAELLPAAEATAAAPALDALTEREREVLVHVARGHSNAEIARALTVSETTVKTHVGHVLTKLRLRDRVQAVVLAYETGLVRPGG, encoded by the coding sequence GTGTTGCTGGCCGATGAGCAGCCGATGTTGCGGGCCGGGCTGCGGATGGCGCTGGCCGGGGCCGACGGGCTCGCCGTGGTCGGGGAGGCCGGGGACGGCGCCGAGGCCGTCGACCTGGCGCGCCGGCTGCTGCCCGACGTCGTGGTCATGGACCTGCGGCTGCCGCGCCTCGACGGGCTGGCCGCCGCGCGGCGTATCACCGGCTCCGGGCTGCCCGTGCGGGTGCTGGTGCTGACCGCGTACGACGCCGACGAGCAGGTGCTCAGTGCCGTGGCGGCCGGGGCGTCCGGGTACCTGTGCAAGGACGCCGGGGCCGAGGAGCTCGTCGCGGCCATCCGTACGGTGGCGGCCGGGGGTGCGGTCGTCGCGCCGAAGATCCTCGACCGGTTGCTGGTGCGGCTGGCCGAGCTGCTGCCCGCCGCGGAGGCGACCGCCGCGGCGCCCGCGCTGGACGCCCTCACCGAGCGGGAACGCGAAGTGCTCGTGCACGTCGCCCGGGGCCACTCGAATGCCGAGATCGCCCGGGCGCTGACGGTCAGCGAGACGACCGTGAAGACCCACGTCGGGCATGTGCTCACAAAGCTGCGGCTGCGGGACCGGGTGCAGGCGGTCGTGCTGGCGTACGAGACGGGCCTGGTCCGCCCCGGCGGCTGA
- a CDS encoding RecB family exonuclease, whose amino-acid sequence MTAETVLSPTGATTPGADRERHPGPSLSPSRAADFKTCPLLFRFRTIDRLPEQPTRDQLRGTLVHAVLERLFDLPAEDRTPRAAAALVAPQWERLVEQEPEVARLFEAPVDVAAPVAVEDHPIAAQPSPAPPAAALPEAQALPGMPEGRPADELARLEAFLASAGELLDGYFAVEDPRRLQPAEREALVSTLVDDDLLIRGYIDRLDVSPAGDLRVVDYKTGGAPREAFEGRALFQLKFYALVLWRTRGVVPRVLRLLYLKDAEICDYSPDAEELERFERTLVALSQAIERAKQDRDFRPKPSRLCGWCSHQQFCPEFGGTPPPYPEPAAPAEQPAPALSTPACDMPAAAAEQPAPAPGTPASDTPAAPAAPSSVGDPIRSDAGPVLRRPS is encoded by the coding sequence ATGACGGCAGAAACGGTCCTTTCCCCCACCGGCGCCACGACCCCGGGCGCCGACCGGGAGCGCCACCCCGGCCCGTCGCTGTCGCCGTCGCGGGCGGCCGACTTCAAGACGTGTCCCCTGCTGTTCCGCTTCCGCACGATCGACCGCCTGCCTGAGCAACCCACCCGCGACCAGCTGCGCGGCACGCTCGTGCACGCGGTCCTGGAGCGCCTGTTCGACCTGCCCGCGGAGGACCGCACTCCCCGGGCCGCAGCGGCGCTGGTGGCACCGCAGTGGGAGCGGCTGGTGGAGCAGGAGCCGGAGGTCGCCCGGCTGTTCGAGGCGCCGGTGGACGTCGCGGCGCCGGTCGCGGTCGAAGATCACCCGATCGCGGCACAGCCCTCCCCGGCACCGCCGGCGGCTGCGCTGCCGGAGGCGCAGGCGCTGCCCGGCATGCCAGAGGGGCGGCCGGCCGACGAGCTGGCCCGCCTCGAGGCGTTCCTGGCGAGCGCGGGCGAGCTGCTCGACGGCTACTTCGCCGTCGAGGACCCGCGCCGCCTGCAGCCAGCCGAGCGCGAGGCGCTGGTCTCCACGCTCGTCGACGACGACCTGCTGATCCGCGGCTACATCGACCGCCTCGACGTCTCACCCGCCGGCGACCTGCGCGTGGTCGACTACAAGACCGGCGGGGCACCCCGCGAGGCCTTCGAGGGCCGGGCGCTGTTCCAGCTGAAGTTCTACGCGCTGGTGCTCTGGCGCACCCGCGGCGTCGTGCCCCGGGTGCTGCGCCTGCTGTATCTCAAGGACGCGGAGATCTGCGACTACAGCCCGGACGCCGAGGAGCTGGAGCGCTTCGAACGCACGCTTGTCGCGCTGTCACAGGCGATCGAACGCGCCAAGCAGGACCGCGACTTCCGCCCCAAACCGAGCCGGCTGTGCGGCTGGTGCAGCCACCAGCAGTTCTGCCCGGAGTTCGGCGGCACCCCGCCGCCCTACCCGGAGCCGGCGGCCCCGGCGGAGCAGCCCGCGCCGGCCCTCAGCACACCGGCCTGCGACATGCCGGCGGCCGCGGCGGAGCAGCCCGCGCCGGCCCCCGGCACACCGGCCTCCGACACGCCGGCGGCTCCGGCGGCGCCTTCCTCCGTCGGCGATCCGATTCGCTCCGACGCCGGGCCCGTGCTGCGGCGGCCGTCCTGA
- a CDS encoding M50 family metallopeptidase, giving the protein MLLLAVLVTVVYGGYAENELGLAAPFAYAVGLGFVACLMGSVLLHELGHAVTARRYGIGVRGITLELLGGWTEMDRDAPNPRVDALVSLAGPAVSLVLGGVATAAAFALPDRTVAGQIVFQLAASNLIVAVFNVLPGLPLDGGRALRAGVWALLKDRNRATVVAGWAGRGIALVTGCVAFTLYRLNLLTLFGLMFILLVVFTLWQGAGQSIRLARMTRRFPLVDLARLARPLFAVPSGTSIAEAQRRADASELERKGLAVADSSGRVVAVVDAAAAAAVPAERRPWVSVDSVSRDLARLPAMRVGLTGEQVVRAVQAHPGAQYVVTAGEDVVGVLHVADLAELLEPRRVTRRAAAK; this is encoded by the coding sequence ATGCTGCTGCTCGCCGTGCTGGTCACGGTCGTCTACGGCGGGTACGCGGAGAACGAACTCGGCCTGGCCGCACCCTTCGCGTACGCGGTGGGCCTGGGGTTCGTGGCGTGCCTGATGGGTTCGGTGCTGCTGCACGAGCTGGGCCACGCCGTGACGGCCCGCCGGTACGGCATCGGTGTGCGCGGTATCACCCTGGAGCTGCTCGGCGGCTGGACGGAGATGGACCGGGACGCCCCGAACCCGCGCGTCGACGCCCTGGTCTCGCTGGCCGGTCCGGCCGTGTCCCTCGTCCTGGGCGGAGTCGCCACCGCCGCCGCGTTCGCGCTGCCCGACCGTACGGTTGCCGGCCAGATCGTCTTCCAGCTGGCGGCGAGCAACCTCATCGTGGCCGTCTTCAACGTGCTTCCCGGCCTGCCGCTCGACGGCGGGCGGGCGTTGCGCGCGGGGGTGTGGGCGCTGCTGAAGGACCGTAACCGGGCCACCGTGGTCGCGGGCTGGGCCGGCCGCGGGATCGCGCTGGTGACCGGATGCGTGGCGTTCACCCTGTACAGGCTGAACCTGCTGACGCTGTTCGGCCTGATGTTCATTCTGTTGGTGGTCTTCACGCTGTGGCAGGGTGCCGGGCAGTCGATCCGGCTCGCGCGGATGACGCGGCGGTTTCCCCTGGTCGACCTGGCGAGGCTTGCGCGGCCGCTGTTCGCCGTACCGTCGGGAACGTCGATCGCGGAGGCGCAGCGCCGCGCCGATGCGTCGGAGCTGGAGCGCAAGGGCCTGGCAGTGGCCGACTCCAGTGGCCGCGTCGTGGCGGTGGTGGACGCCGCCGCGGCGGCGGCAGTGCCGGCCGAGCGGCGGCCGTGGGTCTCCGTCGACTCCGTCTCGCGCGACCTGGCGCGGCTGCCGGCGATGCGCGTCGGTCTCACCGGCGAGCAGGTGGTCCGGGCCGTGCAGGCCCACCCGGGTGCGCAGTACGTGGTGACCGCAGGCGAGGATGTCGTCGGCGTGCTGCACGTCGCGGATCTGGCCGAGCTGCTGGAGCCGCGCCGCGTGACCCGCCGCGCCGCGGCGAAGTGA
- a CDS encoding tRNA (adenine-N1)-methyltransferase — protein sequence MTVQETTVAADPVPAHRGPFRAGDRVQLTDPKNRMHTIVLEPGKAFHTHRGALEHDALIGLPDGSVVTSSGGTAYLALRPLLSDYVLSMPRGAQVIYPKDAAQIVAMGDIFPGAKVMEAGVGSGALTCSLLRAVGGSGELHSYELREDFAAIARKNVESFFGGPHPGWHLHHGDVAGATGTGFDRIILDMLTPWEALDMVEKALVPGGVFIGYVATTPQLSELVEALRERGGWTEPRAWESLIRDWHAEGLAVRPDHRMIAHTAFLVSARKLAPGVTAPPRRRKPSKGAEAYALRRAAQAALAAERAETTGDPGV from the coding sequence GTGACCGTTCAAGAGACCACCGTGGCCGCCGACCCCGTGCCCGCGCACCGGGGACCGTTCCGTGCGGGCGACCGGGTGCAGCTCACCGATCCCAAGAACCGCATGCACACGATCGTGCTGGAGCCCGGGAAAGCGTTCCACACCCACCGCGGCGCGCTCGAGCACGATGCGCTGATCGGGCTTCCCGACGGCAGTGTCGTGACGTCCAGCGGCGGCACGGCGTACCTGGCGCTGCGCCCGCTACTGTCGGACTACGTGCTGTCGATGCCGCGCGGCGCGCAGGTCATCTACCCGAAGGACGCCGCACAGATCGTCGCCATGGGCGACATCTTCCCCGGTGCGAAGGTCATGGAGGCCGGCGTCGGCTCCGGCGCGCTCACCTGTTCGCTGCTGCGGGCCGTCGGTGGCAGCGGTGAGCTGCACTCGTACGAGCTGCGTGAGGACTTCGCCGCGATCGCCCGCAAGAACGTCGAGTCGTTCTTCGGCGGCCCGCACCCGGGCTGGCACCTGCACCACGGCGACGTGGCCGGCGCCACCGGGACCGGCTTCGACCGCATCATCCTCGACATGCTGACCCCCTGGGAGGCCCTCGACATGGTCGAGAAGGCGCTCGTGCCCGGCGGGGTCTTCATCGGGTACGTGGCCACGACGCCGCAGCTGTCCGAGCTGGTGGAGGCGTTGCGTGAGCGCGGCGGGTGGACCGAGCCGCGGGCGTGGGAGTCGCTGATCCGCGACTGGCACGCCGAGGGGCTCGCGGTGCGCCCGGACCACCGGATGATCGCGCACACCGCGTTCCTGGTATCGGCCCGTAAGCTCGCACCCGGCGTCACCGCGCCGCCGCGCCGGCGCAAACCCAGCAAGGGCGCCGAGGCGTACGCGCTGCGCAGGGCCGCCCAGGCCGCCCTCGCCGCCGAACGGGCGGAGACGACCGGCGATCCCGGGGTGTGA
- a CDS encoding ferredoxin has translation METGTDELQVWVDQDLCTGDGLCVQYAPEVFEFDIDGLAYVKDSTGELLQSPGVRTGVPERLRLEVIDAAKECPGDCIHVVRRSDDVEVAGPDAD, from the coding sequence GTGGAGACCGGGACTGACGAACTTCAGGTCTGGGTGGATCAGGATCTGTGCACCGGTGACGGGCTCTGCGTGCAGTACGCGCCGGAGGTCTTCGAGTTCGACATCGACGGCCTGGCGTACGTCAAGGACAGCACCGGTGAGCTGCTGCAGAGCCCCGGAGTGCGCACCGGGGTGCCGGAGCGGCTCCGGCTGGAAGTGATCGACGCGGCGAAGGAGTGCCCGGGCGACTGCATCCACGTGGTGCGCCGTTCCGACGACGTCGAGGTCGCCGGGCCGGACGCCGACTGA
- the arc gene encoding proteasome ATPase, with protein MARSDEADHRAARWEKEANDLSSQVAFLQEELALVRRKLTESPRHVRQLEERLAATQAQLARLTENNDRLVATLKEARAQIVTLKEEIDRLAQPPSGYGVFLAAHEDGTVDVFTGGRKLRVAVSPSLEVEELKRGQEVLLNDALNVVDAFGYERVGEVVLLKEVLAGPGGAPGDRALVVSHADEERIVHLADSLEISKLRAGDSLMIEPRSAYAYERIPKSEVEELVLEEVPDVDYSDIGGLHSQIEQIRDAVELPFLHADLFREHQLRPPKGILLYGPPGCGKTLIAKAVANSLAKKIAERRGEEKHTSYFLNIKGPELLNKYVGETERHIRLVFQRAREKAGEGTPVIVFFDEMDSIFRTRGSGVSSDVENTIVPQLLSEIDGVEGLENVIVIGASNREDMIDPAILRPGRLDVKIKIERPDAEAAKDIFAKYILPGLPLSEDDLAEHGGDADVTVAAMIEAVVLRMYTETEENRFLEVTYANGDKEVLYFKDFNSGAMIQNIVDRGKKMAIKEFLTSGKKGLRLQHLLDSCVDEFRENEDLPNTTNPDDWARISGKKGERIVYIRTLVSGGKGAEAGRSIETASNTGQYL; from the coding sequence GTGGCACGCAGCGACGAGGCGGATCACCGCGCCGCACGTTGGGAGAAAGAGGCCAACGATCTCTCCAGCCAGGTTGCGTTCCTGCAGGAGGAACTCGCTCTGGTTCGGCGCAAGTTGACCGAAAGCCCCCGACACGTCCGGCAGCTCGAGGAGCGGCTCGCGGCAACGCAGGCGCAGCTCGCCCGGCTGACCGAGAACAACGACCGGCTCGTGGCGACCCTCAAGGAAGCCCGGGCTCAGATCGTCACTCTCAAGGAAGAGATTGACCGCCTCGCCCAGCCGCCCAGCGGCTACGGCGTATTCCTGGCCGCCCACGAGGACGGCACCGTCGATGTCTTCACCGGTGGCCGCAAGCTTCGTGTCGCCGTGTCCCCGAGCCTCGAGGTCGAGGAGCTCAAGCGGGGACAGGAGGTCCTGCTCAACGACGCGCTCAACGTGGTCGACGCGTTCGGCTACGAGCGGGTCGGTGAGGTCGTCCTGCTCAAGGAGGTCCTCGCCGGTCCCGGCGGCGCCCCGGGCGACCGTGCCCTGGTCGTCTCGCACGCCGACGAGGAGCGGATCGTCCACCTGGCCGACTCGCTCGAGATCTCGAAGCTGCGGGCGGGCGACTCGCTGATGATCGAGCCGCGCTCGGCGTACGCGTACGAGCGCATCCCCAAGAGCGAGGTCGAGGAGCTCGTTCTGGAGGAAGTGCCCGACGTCGACTACTCCGACATCGGCGGTCTGCACTCGCAGATCGAGCAGATCCGCGACGCGGTGGAGCTGCCGTTCCTGCACGCCGACCTGTTCCGGGAGCACCAGCTGCGCCCGCCGAAGGGCATCCTGCTCTACGGCCCGCCCGGCTGCGGCAAGACCCTGATCGCCAAGGCGGTCGCCAACTCGCTCGCGAAGAAGATCGCCGAGCGCCGCGGCGAGGAGAAGCACACCAGCTACTTCCTCAACATCAAGGGTCCCGAGCTGCTCAACAAGTACGTGGGTGAGACCGAGCGGCACATCCGACTGGTCTTCCAGCGGGCGCGTGAGAAGGCCGGCGAAGGCACGCCGGTCATCGTGTTCTTCGACGAGATGGACTCGATCTTCCGTACCCGTGGCTCCGGCGTCTCCTCCGACGTCGAGAACACCATCGTCCCGCAGCTGCTCAGCGAGATCGACGGCGTCGAGGGCCTGGAGAACGTCATCGTCATCGGCGCCTCCAACCGCGAGGACATGATCGACCCCGCCATCCTGCGGCCGGGCCGGCTGGACGTGAAGATCAAGATCGAGCGCCCGGACGCGGAGGCGGCGAAGGACATCTTCGCCAAGTACATCCTCCCCGGCCTGCCGCTCAGTGAGGACGACCTGGCCGAGCACGGCGGCGACGCCGACGTGACGGTCGCGGCCATGATCGAAGCGGTCGTGCTCCGGATGTACACGGAGACCGAGGAGAACCGCTTCCTCGAGGTCACCTATGCCAACGGTGACAAGGAAGTCCTGTACTTCAAGGACTTCAACTCCGGCGCGATGATCCAGAACATCGTCGACCGCGGGAAGAAGATGGCCATCAAGGAGTTCCTCACCTCCGGCAAGAAGGGGCTGCGCCTGCAGCACCTGCTCGACAGCTGCGTCGACGAGTTCCGCGAGAACGAGGACCTGCCCAACACCACCAACCCGGACGACTGGGCCCGCATCTCCGGCAAGAAGGGCGAGCGGATCGTCTACATCCGTACGCTCGTCTCCGGCGGCAAGGGCGCCGAGGCCGGCCGCTCCATCGAGACGGCCAGCAACACCGGTCAGTACCTGTAA